In one Lolium rigidum isolate FL_2022 chromosome 3, APGP_CSIRO_Lrig_0.1, whole genome shotgun sequence genomic region, the following are encoded:
- the LOC124703579 gene encoding histone H2A, with translation MEVSSTAAASKGKKGAAGRKAGGPRKKSVTRSVKAGLQFPVGRVGRYLKKGRYAQRVGTGAPVYLAAVLEYLAAEVLELAGNAAKDNKKSRIIPRHLLLAVRNDEELGKLLAGVTIAHGGVLPKINPVLLPKKTAQKEPKSPKKAAKSPKKA, from the coding sequence ATGGAGGTCTCAAGCACCGCCGCCGCATCGAAGGGGAAGAAGGGCGCCGCCGGGCGCAAGGCCGGCGGGCCCAGGAAGAAGTCCGTCACGCGGTCGGTGAAGGCGgggctccagttccccgtcggccgcGTCGGGCGCTACCTCAAGAAGGGCCGGTACGCGCAGCGCGTCGGCACCGGCGCCCCCGTCTACCTCGCCGCCGTCCTCGAGTACCTCGCCGCCGAGGTGCTGGAGCTCGCCGGGAACGCCGCCAAGGACAACAAGAAGTCGCGCATCATCCCGAGGCACCTGCTGCTCGCCGTCAGGAACGACGAGGAGCTCGGGAAGCTGCTCGCCGGCGTCACCATTGCTCACGGCGGCGTGCTGCCCAAGATCAACCCGGTGCTGCTCCCCAAGAAGACCGCCCAGAAGGAGCCCAAGTCGCCCAAGAAGGCTGCCAAGTCCCCGAAGAAGGCTTAG